In Pedobacter heparinus DSM 2366, the following are encoded in one genomic region:
- a CDS encoding SRPBCC domain-containing protein, with protein MEKYNTFKQEDNVLIHTRILDAPRDLVWEVWTNPAHIREWWGPNGFSLTTRSMTVEPGQIWDFIMHGMGRDWDNKIEYVEVNKPYLLSYKHSGEKSEDYNFMVSVSFEEVEGKTLLTMKSVFKSKAIIDELNRKVNAIEGGKQTLNRLENYLKITIHQKTES; from the coding sequence ATGGAAAAGTACAATACATTCAAACAAGAAGATAATGTTCTGATACATACAAGAATCCTGGATGCACCAAGAGATTTAGTATGGGAAGTATGGACTAACCCTGCACATATCAGGGAATGGTGGGGGCCAAACGGTTTTTCGCTAACTACCAGATCAATGACGGTAGAACCAGGCCAGATCTGGGATTTTATTATGCACGGCATGGGAAGGGATTGGGATAATAAAATAGAATATGTAGAAGTAAATAAGCCTTACTTACTGTCCTATAAACATTCTGGTGAAAAAAGCGAAGATTATAACTTTATGGTTTCAGTTTCGTTTGAAGAAGTTGAAGGAAAAACCTTATTGACCATGAAGTCGGTATTTAAATCAAAAGCAATTATTGATGAGTTAAACAGAAAGGTAAATGCTATAGAAGGAGGCAAACAGACTTTAAACAGACTCGAAAACTATCTTAAAATAACTATTCACCAAAAAACAGAATCATGA
- a CDS encoding SRPBCC family protein yields MDMVQKTILINVPVSAVWDTLTLSPFVQQWTYDTPIQIKTDWKVGSTIVTSGDLHGIPFRNSGIILAFDPNVKFSYTFLSSLSNLADTDENHCLLEFDLSYENKQTRLDLFISNFPDDVIRKHLELYWGPTLELIKEQTESRHRQT; encoded by the coding sequence ATGGATATGGTGCAAAAAACTATTCTCATTAATGTTCCTGTCTCGGCAGTCTGGGATACATTAACCCTAAGCCCCTTTGTTCAACAATGGACTTACGATACACCCATTCAAATAAAAACAGATTGGAAAGTCGGCAGTACAATCGTCACCAGCGGAGATCTCCATGGAATTCCATTCCGGAATTCAGGTATCATCCTGGCCTTCGATCCTAATGTTAAGTTCAGCTATACTTTTCTAAGTTCACTGTCCAACTTAGCCGATACCGATGAAAATCATTGTCTCCTGGAATTTGACCTTTCATATGAAAACAAACAGACCAGACTTGATCTTTTCATCAGCAATTTCCCCGACGATGTGATCCGCAAGCACCTGGAACTGTACTGGGGTCCAACCCTTGAACTCATCAAAGAACAAACTGAAAGCCGTCATAGGCAAACCTAA
- a CDS encoding transketolase: MMENYENLQKKANLIRKWCLKSTTAAGSGHPTSCLSAADMMAVLFDRYFRYDLNNPLNLYNDRLVFSKGHAAPLLYTLFGMAGAYPLEELLTLRKFNSRFEGHPTPKFVYAEAATGSLGQGLSVAAGLALLAKRESLPCKNYVLLGDGELAEGQVWEAANFAAYHQLDNLVAIADINRLAQSGETMFGWDTDKYEQRFRAFGFETMVINGHDLKEVQIAFEQAFYHQGGKPLAIVAHTIKGKGVSFLEDKEGWHGKALTEEELQSALKELGEPDDQLKLDLRHPDSISLPKQEVVAPKHGLSFEKGNEYATREVFGEAITESGHQNKDIYVLDADVKNSTFSEDFLRAFPERFVECFIAEQNMVSVAAGLSRLGKIPVVATFGAFLTRAADQIRMARVSEANIKFVGSHVGVSIGADGPSQMALEDIALFGALPDTVIFQPADAVSTVKLTVQMTGHTGFFYMRTLRSKTPVLYDNAETFKIGGSKLLRHSEDDQLTIAATGITVFEALKAADQLKEEGILVRVLDCYCINPIDQDTLIKCVRETKNAILITVEDHFVHGGMGDFATAALAMTGKPIQVKKLAVNEISASGKMEELLELAGINAAAIVNQVHTLISTTVLH; the protein is encoded by the coding sequence ATGATGGAGAATTATGAAAATTTGCAAAAGAAAGCCAATCTTATCCGTAAATGGTGCTTGAAATCTACCACAGCAGCCGGATCGGGACATCCCACATCCTGTTTGTCTGCCGCTGACATGATGGCGGTACTTTTTGACCGGTATTTCAGATACGACCTCAACAACCCCCTTAATTTGTATAATGACCGGTTGGTATTCTCTAAGGGGCATGCCGCACCATTGCTATATACCCTATTTGGGATGGCAGGTGCGTACCCCTTGGAAGAACTGCTTACACTGAGGAAGTTTAATAGCCGCTTTGAAGGGCATCCTACACCAAAGTTCGTTTATGCTGAAGCTGCTACCGGATCGTTAGGTCAGGGGCTTTCCGTTGCTGCAGGACTTGCTCTGCTGGCTAAAAGGGAATCGCTTCCCTGCAAGAATTATGTCCTTTTAGGAGATGGTGAACTGGCAGAAGGACAGGTTTGGGAGGCTGCTAACTTTGCTGCTTATCACCAGCTGGATAACCTTGTTGCTATTGCTGATATCAATAGATTGGCGCAGAGTGGGGAGACCATGTTTGGATGGGACACTGATAAATATGAGCAGCGTTTTCGGGCATTTGGTTTTGAAACGATGGTGATCAATGGGCATGACCTTAAAGAAGTCCAAATTGCCTTTGAACAAGCATTTTACCATCAGGGTGGTAAGCCCCTGGCGATTGTTGCCCATACCATAAAAGGGAAAGGTGTTTCTTTTCTGGAAGATAAAGAAGGATGGCATGGGAAAGCACTGACGGAGGAAGAACTGCAAAGCGCCTTGAAGGAACTGGGTGAACCAGATGATCAGCTAAAACTAGATTTGAGGCATCCGGATTCAATAAGCTTACCAAAACAGGAAGTAGTAGCTCCGAAACACGGACTTTCCTTTGAAAAAGGGAATGAATATGCTACAAGAGAAGTTTTTGGTGAGGCGATAACCGAATCGGGACACCAGAATAAAGACATTTATGTTCTGGATGCAGATGTAAAAAATTCTACCTTTTCTGAAGATTTTTTACGGGCTTTTCCAGAACGTTTTGTAGAATGCTTCATAGCCGAGCAAAACATGGTTTCGGTTGCAGCAGGCTTGTCTCGGCTTGGCAAAATACCCGTTGTGGCTACTTTCGGTGCCTTTTTGACCAGGGCTGCTGACCAGATTCGCATGGCCAGGGTATCGGAGGCCAATATAAAATTTGTAGGTTCTCATGTGGGGGTGTCTATTGGTGCGGATGGCCCTTCGCAAATGGCACTTGAGGATATAGCTTTATTTGGAGCTTTACCCGACACGGTTATTTTTCAACCGGCAGATGCAGTTTCGACAGTAAAATTGACTGTCCAGATGACCGGTCATACAGGTTTTTTTTACATGCGGACACTGCGTTCCAAAACGCCGGTATTGTATGATAATGCTGAAACCTTTAAAATTGGCGGATCAAAACTGTTAAGGCATTCTGAAGATGATCAGCTTACTATTGCCGCTACCGGTATTACTGTTTTTGAAGCGCTTAAAGCCGCAGATCAGTTAAAGGAAGAAGGAATTCTTGTGCGGGTACTGGATTGCTATTGCATTAATCCTATTGATCAGGATACTTTGATTAAATGTGTCCGTGAGACCAAAAATGCAATTTTAATTACTGTTGAGGACCATTTTGTCCATGGTGGTATGGGGGACTTTGCAACTGCTGCGCTGGCAATGACCGGCAAACCCATCCAGGTGAAAAAACTGGCGGTGAATGAAATTTCAGCGTCGGGGAAAATGGAGGAGCTGCTGGAACTGGCCGGTATCAATGCTGCTGCTATTGTTAACCAGGTCCATACTTTAATTTCTACTACGGTATTACATTGA
- a CDS encoding dihydrofolate reductase family protein translates to MKKIISFMHISLDGFVAGPNGEMDWITVDEEIFDHVGKRISEGDTALYGKVTYQMMENYWPTAADSPTASKHDIEHSKWYKKVHKVVLSTTMKGTGLKNVEIITGNISDKINEIKQREGEDILLFGSPGATHSLIRLNLIDGYWLFVNPVILGQGIPLFAEIKDKIKLKLLTTKQFTCGVTELNYILDNSSK, encoded by the coding sequence ATGAAAAAGATAATTTCATTTATGCACATATCGCTTGACGGCTTTGTGGCAGGACCAAACGGAGAAATGGACTGGATTACAGTTGATGAAGAAATTTTTGATCATGTTGGCAAACGGATAAGTGAGGGAGATACCGCATTATACGGAAAGGTAACCTATCAGATGATGGAAAATTACTGGCCTACTGCAGCAGATAGCCCTACGGCGAGCAAACACGACATTGAGCATTCAAAGTGGTATAAAAAAGTACACAAAGTTGTTTTATCAACAACAATGAAAGGTACCGGTTTAAAGAACGTAGAAATTATAACCGGTAACATCTCTGACAAAATAAATGAAATAAAACAAAGAGAGGGTGAAGACATTTTGCTTTTTGGTAGCCCCGGGGCAACGCATTCACTTATTCGGCTAAACTTAATCGATGGCTACTGGCTATTCGTTAATCCAGTTATTCTTGGACAAGGCATTCCATTGTTTGCGGAAATCAAAGACAAAATCAAATTAAAATTGCTGACTACCAAGCAATTTACATGCGGTGTAACTGAACTGAACTATATCTTAGACAATTCCTCTAAGTAG
- a CDS encoding DUF2809 domain-containing protein: MTSLNRNIRLRFRYVLLIVFVIVLGILSRKASFIPLIIGDVLYAAMMFLCVKLLFIRVNFWIIALISLLICFLIELSQLYNAVWINDIRNTTLGALILGRGFLWSDIVAYTIGTIICILFFQFTRIFSDKVD; the protein is encoded by the coding sequence ATGACATCACTAAACAGAAATATCAGATTAAGGTTTAGGTATGTATTGTTAATCGTTTTTGTAATTGTATTGGGAATCCTTTCCAGGAAAGCATCATTTATACCGTTGATTATTGGGGATGTATTGTATGCCGCAATGATGTTCCTCTGCGTGAAATTGCTCTTCATCAGAGTGAATTTCTGGATTATTGCGTTGATTAGTTTATTAATATGTTTTCTTATTGAATTAAGCCAGCTTTATAATGCAGTATGGATAAATGATATTAGAAATACTACTTTAGGCGCATTAATACTTGGACGCGGGTTTCTTTGGAGCGATATTGTAGCATACACAATCGGAACTATTATTTGTATACTTTTTTTTCAGTTTACCCGTATATTTTCGGATAAGGTTGATTAG
- a CDS encoding DUF6194 family protein, with translation MSIEEITAYISSSFEDVNVTEANNDLFFFYREEKMMPFATIVTSDNDFDNASQLNRKGFFRLNIGIDKTNFITEFNDIELKKGIGAYLNSGLDFSVENVLMPHPVYCAMYWVCIVNPHKENMLKLKPHLDVAYSIAVKRQNKA, from the coding sequence ATGAGCATCGAAGAAATTACGGCATACATCTCATCCAGTTTTGAAGACGTGAATGTTACTGAAGCAAACAATGATTTATTCTTTTTCTACAGAGAAGAGAAAATGATGCCATTCGCAACCATAGTTACAAGCGATAACGATTTTGACAATGCATCGCAGTTAAACAGGAAAGGTTTCTTCCGACTTAACATCGGTATTGACAAAACTAACTTTATAACCGAATTCAATGATATTGAGTTAAAGAAGGGTATTGGCGCTTACTTGAATTCCGGCTTAGATTTTTCGGTGGAGAATGTACTTATGCCACATCCAGTTTACTGTGCGATGTACTGGGTATGCATCGTTAATCCACACAAGGAAAATATGCTGAAACTAAAGCCACATCTGGATGTAGCTTATAGTATCGCTGTTAAAAGGCAAAATAAAGCCTAG
- a CDS encoding alkaline phosphatase family protein has protein sequence MRIALKRTYILLAALGMTAAPAFAQLNKVQHVVVIYMENHSFDNLYGQFPGAEGLEQASQENITQLNAEGQPYHTLPPIPRSSAFPTNLPNTYFNIDQYVAADQVTPDVTHRFYQEQLQINGGKMNKYALYNFTKGFAMGYYRTRDLPLYDLARKYTVCDHFFHSVFGGSFLNHQWLVAAASPTFPNAPASIVAQVDAEGKLIKDGTVTPDGYAVNTVNSINLYPKNGNPAFLVPAQTGPNIGDRLSDKGISWAWYSGGWNNIMAGKPAPSFTYHHQPFAYFTRYAEGTVGRKKHLKDETEFLEAAKKGTLPAVSFVKPIGLENEHPGESTVTGGESHAVELINAVLNGPNGKDAVVILTYDENGGFWDHVAPPLIDKWGPGTRIPALILSPFAKKGYVDHTVYETVSILAFIEKRWGLKPLNERDKNADPLSHAFNF, from the coding sequence ATGAGAATAGCTCTAAAAAGAACATACATTTTATTAGCCGCTTTGGGTATGACTGCTGCGCCGGCATTTGCGCAATTAAATAAAGTGCAGCATGTTGTGGTGATCTATATGGAGAACCACAGCTTTGATAACTTGTATGGACAGTTTCCCGGTGCAGAAGGTCTGGAACAGGCCAGTCAAGAAAATATTACACAGCTTAATGCTGAAGGGCAACCTTATCATACCTTGCCACCGATCCCGCGCAGTAGTGCTTTTCCGACGAACCTGCCCAATACCTATTTCAATATTGACCAATATGTGGCTGCTGACCAGGTTACTCCCGATGTGACACATCGTTTTTATCAGGAGCAATTACAGATTAATGGCGGCAAAATGAATAAGTATGCACTTTATAACTTTACCAAAGGTTTTGCTATGGGGTATTATCGTACCAGGGATTTACCATTGTACGATCTTGCCAGAAAATATACAGTTTGCGATCATTTCTTCCATAGTGTTTTTGGAGGATCTTTTCTAAATCATCAGTGGCTGGTTGCTGCTGCATCACCTACATTTCCTAATGCGCCTGCCAGTATTGTAGCACAGGTAGATGCAGAGGGTAAACTGATTAAAGATGGTACAGTAACGCCTGATGGTTATGCGGTGAACACGGTCAATTCGATTAATCTATATCCGAAAAACGGAAACCCGGCTTTTCTGGTACCTGCACAGACCGGACCCAATATAGGTGACCGGTTATCAGACAAGGGTATTTCCTGGGCCTGGTACTCAGGTGGCTGGAACAATATTATGGCAGGAAAACCTGCTCCTTCTTTTACATATCATCATCAGCCCTTTGCTTATTTTACACGTTATGCTGAAGGGACGGTGGGTAGAAAGAAACACCTGAAGGATGAGACTGAGTTTTTAGAAGCCGCCAAAAAAGGTACTTTGCCGGCGGTTTCCTTCGTTAAGCCTATTGGCCTGGAAAACGAGCATCCGGGCGAATCTACTGTAACGGGCGGGGAAAGCCATGCTGTAGAACTGATTAATGCGGTACTGAACGGCCCTAACGGTAAGGATGCGGTAGTTATTCTGACTTATGACGAGAACGGTGGTTTTTGGGATCATGTTGCTCCACCGCTAATCGACAAATGGGGACCTGGTACACGCATACCCGCCCTGATCTTATCGCCTTTTGCAAAAAAGGGTTATGTGGACCATACGGTTTATGAAACTGTAAGTATTCTGGCTTTTATTGAAAAAAGGTGGGGACTGAAACCACTGAATGAACGTGATAAAAATGCAGATCCGTTGAGCCATGCGTTCAATTTCTAA
- a CDS encoding WG repeat-containing protein, which yields MIENKNQNKNNYIAKFLFTGKFKLLLLGLVILQITCKPNIQPSKLILKRDEKTSMYAYFDQNGNKILGDYYAAYTDTITDFGIVADSGFVLIDRNGKHIYNILPFDNGPDYTSEGLYRITKNGKIGYVDSLTSKIVITPQFDCALPFENGKAKVSFKCKTVSASPDDEHPTWESEEWFYINKDGKILQ from the coding sequence ATGATCGAGAACAAAAATCAAAACAAGAACAACTATATTGCTAAATTCTTGTTTACTGGAAAATTCAAACTTTTGCTTCTAGGATTGGTAATTCTGCAAATTACCTGTAAACCAAACATACAACCTTCGAAACTTATCCTCAAAAGAGATGAGAAAACTTCAATGTATGCGTACTTTGATCAGAATGGAAATAAAATTTTGGGCGACTATTATGCAGCTTATACGGATACAATAACAGACTTTGGGATTGTAGCAGATTCTGGCTTTGTTTTAATTGATCGGAATGGAAAGCATATTTATAACATACTGCCATTTGATAACGGGCCTGATTATACGAGTGAAGGATTATACAGAATAACGAAAAATGGCAAAATCGGATATGTTGATTCACTTACTTCAAAAATTGTAATTACACCCCAGTTTGATTGTGCATTGCCTTTTGAAAACGGTAAAGCCAAAGTAAGCTTTAAATGTAAAACTGTATCGGCTTCTCCTGATGATGAACATCCCACTTGGGAAAGTGAAGAATGGTTTTACATTAATAAAGATGGGAAAATTCTGCAATAA
- a CDS encoding nuclear transport factor 2 family protein, whose translation MATTKELIEQINLLFTENRMEAFMDYLADDVVWDMYSSTSGHTTFNGIAEINQMDGSDMPQHTDFRFSTIVIEGDMASVQGSSKSKKVDGTEYESNFCDVYHFKNDKIIKMSSYIIDNK comes from the coding sequence ATGGCGACAACAAAAGAACTTATTGAACAGATCAACCTCTTGTTTACTGAAAACAGAATGGAGGCATTTATGGATTACCTGGCCGACGATGTAGTTTGGGACATGTATAGTTCTACATCAGGCCATACTACTTTTAATGGAATAGCAGAAATCAATCAGATGGATGGAAGTGACATGCCGCAACACACAGATTTCAGGTTTTCAACCATTGTGATTGAAGGGGATATGGCCTCCGTACAGGGATCAAGTAAAAGTAAAAAAGTAGACGGCACGGAATATGAAAGCAATTTCTGCGATGTTTATCACTTCAAAAATGATAAGATTATAAAAATGAGCTCTTATATAATCGATAATAAATAA
- a CDS encoding DUF6496 domain-containing protein, giving the protein MAKYSEKASEKVEKTMHEMKEGKLKSGSGKKVTSKKQAIAIGLSEARKAGAKVPKNKA; this is encoded by the coding sequence ATGGCAAAGTATTCAGAAAAAGCATCTGAGAAGGTAGAAAAAACGATGCATGAAATGAAAGAAGGTAAACTGAAGTCAGGAAGTGGAAAGAAGGTGACTTCTAAAAAGCAAGCCATTGCAATTGGTCTTTCGGAGGCAAGAAAAGCGGGGGCTAAAGTTCCTAAGAATAAAGCTTAG
- a CDS encoding VOC family protein, with translation MAKNKLLRMDNIGIVVESLDDAISFFTEIGLKLEGRATIEGEWAGRVTGLGNQHVEVAMMVTPDGHSRLELSRFLSPPTIEDHRAAPVNALGYLRAMFTIEDIDELVSRLLKHGAQLVGEVVQYENSYRLCYIRAKDGLLIGLAEELGKK, from the coding sequence ATGGCAAAAAATAAATTATTACGAATGGATAATATCGGGATCGTAGTAGAATCTCTTGATGACGCGATCTCCTTTTTCACAGAAATAGGCCTGAAGCTCGAAGGACGGGCCACGATTGAAGGTGAATGGGCTGGTCGCGTTACTGGATTAGGTAATCAGCACGTCGAAGTTGCGATGATGGTTACTCCCGACGGCCACAGTCGGCTTGAGCTTTCACGGTTTCTAAGCCCCCCTACTATCGAAGATCACAGGGCAGCACCGGTAAATGCCCTCGGTTATCTACGCGCAATGTTCACTATCGAGGATATTGACGAGCTGGTATCCAGGCTCCTCAAGCATGGTGCCCAGCTCGTTGGCGAAGTAGTTCAGTACGAAAACTCGTATCGGCTATGCTACATTCGGGCAAAGGATGGTCTGCTAATCGGTTTGGCAGAAGAGCTCGGTAAAAAATAA
- a CDS encoding ArsR/SmtB family transcription factor, with protein MTHTRDIFQAIADPTRRQIIGMLAQKSLNVNAIAKEFAITRQAVSLHVQLLNDCGLITIRQQGRERYCEAKLEKLKEVTDWVDQYRKYWDNQFDSLESYLAKIQKK; from the coding sequence ATGACACATACAAGAGATATCTTTCAGGCAATAGCAGATCCAACCCGAAGACAAATTATAGGCATGCTTGCGCAGAAATCACTCAATGTGAATGCTATTGCCAAGGAGTTTGCCATAACGAGGCAAGCAGTTTCATTGCATGTACAACTTCTAAACGATTGTGGTCTCATTACCATCAGGCAACAAGGTAGGGAACGATATTGTGAGGCAAAACTAGAAAAACTAAAGGAAGTGACAGATTGGGTAGACCAGTACCGGAAATATTGGGACAATCAATTTGATTCATTGGAAAGCTATCTGGCAAAAATTCAAAAAAAATAG
- a CDS encoding error-prone DNA polymerase, with translation MGYTELQVTSNFSFLRGASHPDEMVEQAAAYGYSKIAITDRNTLAGIVRAHVAAKKIGMSIIPACRFDLIDGPSLLAYPTDRDAYSRLSGLLTTGNLRAEKGSCHLYKKDVYEHAKGIKFIVVPPASLNTRFDFEESFKKALAEYREALGSDVYLGAMRLYNGDDMKQLYRLSQLAKLLDMPMVATNDVHYHEPKRRELQDILTCVREKCTIQHAGFLLHQHAERYLKPMEEMQRLFRQYPDAITRTQEIAEACQFSLDSLKYVYPEEITSDGRTQMEELTFLAWQGANEKFNHAIPEKVEATIKAELAFMEKRNLAAYFLTVHDFVRFARSQRILCQGRGSAANSVVCYCLGITSVDPSKFRLLFARFMSEARDEPPDIDVDFEHERREEVIQYIYQKYGRERAAIVATVTQLHFKGAVRDVAKAMGLSVDMVNRLSASVWRHTEVLDDQQLIEQGFDPSDRHLRKTLELTCQMIGFPRQLGQHTGGFVITQGKLSDLCPVMNARMEDRTCIEWNKDDIDALGFLKVDVLALGMLTCIRKAFDLVKAHYGLDLTLANVPQDDPAVYEMISHADTIGVFQIESRAQMSMLPRLKPKCFYDLVIEVAIVRPGPIQGDMVHPYLRRRNGEEPVEYPSKELEEILDRTLGVPLFQEQAMEIAIMAGGFTPAEADELRRSMASFKANGKLHLYEKKLVDGMVARGYEEGFSRRIFKQLQGFEGYGFPESHAASFALLVYVSSWLKCYYPDVFATALLNSLPMGFYQPAQLVIDAQKHGVEVKPVDINLSGWDNLLEEKAGKYWVVRLGFRQVSGLREEDLQALIAGRSGGYFSVNALRDAGVPQAALEKLADADAFRSIGLDRRQALWEVSALGDRPVALFEGQPSESVTETQVALPFMTAGEHVVQDYAATSLSLKAHPVSFVREKLKLLRVLSAQEITEAKDGDFVKVAGLILVRQRPGTASGICFITIEDESGTVNLVVFQKLFDHYRKEILQSKLIMVEGQLQKEGEVIHVVLKRCFNFNKLLGNLTVTATEAQTDVFYKGRNFK, from the coding sequence ATGGGTTATACTGAATTACAAGTTACCAGCAATTTTAGCTTCCTGCGGGGCGCTTCCCATCCTGATGAAATGGTGGAACAGGCGGCGGCTTATGGCTATTCTAAAATAGCCATAACAGACAGGAATACACTGGCAGGTATTGTGCGTGCCCATGTTGCTGCTAAAAAGATCGGAATGTCCATTATTCCTGCTTGCCGATTTGACCTGATTGATGGGCCAAGTTTGCTGGCTTATCCGACAGACAGAGATGCTTACAGCCGTTTATCTGGTTTGCTTACAACAGGTAACCTGAGGGCTGAAAAAGGATCTTGCCATTTATATAAAAAAGATGTGTATGAACATGCCAAAGGCATAAAATTTATCGTAGTTCCACCAGCTTCACTAAATACCAGGTTTGACTTTGAGGAGAGTTTCAAAAAAGCATTGGCTGAATACCGTGAGGCTTTGGGATCGGATGTTTATCTCGGCGCGATGCGTTTGTATAATGGCGATGATATGAAACAGCTTTACCGGCTGTCGCAGTTGGCTAAGCTGCTGGATATGCCGATGGTGGCCACCAATGATGTGCATTATCATGAACCTAAGCGACGGGAATTACAGGACATATTAACCTGTGTCCGTGAAAAATGCACTATTCAGCATGCAGGTTTTTTGCTGCATCAGCATGCAGAGCGGTACCTGAAACCAATGGAGGAAATGCAGCGTTTGTTCAGGCAGTATCCAGATGCCATCACACGCACACAGGAAATTGCCGAAGCCTGCCAGTTTTCCCTTGATAGCCTGAAATATGTGTATCCCGAAGAAATTACCAGTGATGGCCGCACCCAAATGGAAGAACTGACTTTTTTAGCCTGGCAGGGGGCAAATGAAAAATTTAACCATGCAATTCCTGAAAAAGTTGAAGCTACGATTAAGGCAGAACTGGCCTTTATGGAGAAGCGCAACCTTGCGGCTTATTTTCTGACCGTTCATGACTTTGTGCGTTTCGCCCGAAGCCAGCGCATCCTGTGCCAGGGACGAGGCTCGGCGGCCAATTCGGTAGTGTGCTATTGCCTGGGTATCACCTCGGTCGATCCTTCTAAATTCAGGCTGCTGTTTGCGCGTTTTATGTCGGAAGCCAGGGACGAACCGCCTGATATTGACGTTGACTTTGAGCATGAGCGCCGTGAAGAAGTGATACAATATATTTATCAGAAATATGGCCGTGAGCGTGCTGCCATTGTTGCCACTGTAACCCAGCTGCATTTCAAAGGTGCTGTCAGGGACGTGGCAAAAGCAATGGGCCTATCCGTAGATATGGTAAACCGTTTGTCGGCTTCCGTCTGGCGTCATACAGAAGTACTGGATGATCAGCAGCTCATAGAACAGGGTTTTGATCCCTCAGACCGGCATTTACGTAAAACCCTTGAATTAACCTGTCAAATGATAGGTTTTCCACGCCAGCTTGGACAGCATACCGGCGGCTTTGTAATTACGCAGGGTAAACTGTCGGACCTTTGCCCGGTGATGAATGCCCGTATGGAGGACCGTACATGCATTGAATGGAACAAGGATGATATAGATGCGCTCGGTTTTTTGAAAGTGGATGTACTGGCATTGGGTATGCTGACCTGCATCCGTAAAGCGTTTGATCTGGTTAAGGCGCATTATGGGCTTGACCTGACTTTAGCCAATGTGCCACAGGATGACCCCGCCGTTTATGAAATGATCAGCCATGCAGATACCATCGGTGTTTTCCAGATCGAAAGCAGGGCACAAATGTCCATGCTGCCGCGCCTGAAACCCAAATGTTTTTATGATCTGGTTATCGAGGTTGCCATTGTCAGGCCAGGGCCCATACAGGGTGATATGGTTCATCCTTACCTGCGCCGTCGCAACGGCGAGGAGCCGGTGGAATATCCATCAAAGGAATTGGAAGAAATATTGGACAGGACACTCGGTGTGCCTTTGTTTCAGGAGCAGGCGATGGAGATTGCCATCATGGCCGGGGGCTTTACTCCGGCAGAAGCAGATGAGCTGCGCCGGAGCATGGCTAGCTTTAAAGCAAACGGCAAATTGCATCTGTATGAAAAAAAACTGGTAGACGGTATGGTAGCCAGAGGCTACGAAGAGGGATTTTCGAGGCGGATTTTTAAGCAGTTGCAAGGGTTTGAGGGCTATGGTTTCCCTGAAAGCCATGCTGCTTCTTTCGCCTTGCTGGTCTATGTTTCTTCCTGGCTCAAATGTTATTATCCTGATGTATTTGCAACGGCACTGCTGAATAGTTTGCCAATGGGGTTTTACCAGCCTGCACAGCTCGTTATTGATGCACAAAAGCATGGAGTTGAGGTAAAACCTGTAGATATTAATCTTTCTGGCTGGGATAATTTACTGGAAGAAAAAGCAGGTAAATACTGGGTTGTGCGTTTGGGGTTCCGGCAGGTTTCTGGATTAAGGGAAGAGGATTTACAGGCATTGATTGCCGGAAGATCGGGGGGGTATTTCTCGGTCAATGCACTGCGCGATGCAGGTGTACCGCAGGCTGCCCTGGAAAAGCTGGCTGATGCGGATGCCTTCCGCTCGATAGGTCTTGACCGCAGGCAGGCCTTGTGGGAAGTGTCTGCCTTGGGTGACAGGCCGGTGGCCTTATTTGAGGGGCAGCCCTCTGAAAGTGTTACCGAAACGCAGGTAGCCCTTCCGTTTATGACTGCCGGCGAACATGTTGTGCAGGATTACGCAGCGACTTCCTTGTCCCTTAAAGCACATCCAGTTAGTTTTGTAAGGGAAAAGCTGAAGCTATTGCGGGTATTATCTGCCCAGGAAATTACCGAAGCTAAGGATGGTGACTTTGTAAAAGTAGCTGGATTGATCCTGGTTCGGCAAAGACCGGGCACCGCAAGCGGTATTTGTTTTATCACTATAGAAGATGAGAGCGGAACGGTAAACCTGGTTGTATTTCAAAAGCTTTTTGATCATTACCGGAAAGAGATATTGCAGTCTAAACTGATTATGGTGGAAGGCCAGCTTCAAAAAGAGGGTGAGGTTATTCATGTGGTACTCAAACGCTGCTTCAATTTTAACAAGTTACTGGGCAATTTAACCGTCACTGCAACCGAAGCGCAAACCGATGTTTTCTATAAGGGAAGGAATTTTAAGTAG